Proteins encoded in a region of the Stieleria neptunia genome:
- a CDS encoding transposase, with protein MTRALTQDFIGSDLQLVFDNNREKQYEYLATFQAVAMTVADVALNFSENFNQAYKEHKENLDVSRQSFYAKTRGIEPAVSESLVSHAAKRTIQMQDAMGFTPWELLPGYRCLSIDGNVLAKSDKRLKDLRDVKGAPLPGKLVARFDLQRQVFDRAYVLLDGHAQESTCCDRIVDDIQPNDVVIADRHYCIVPFLNKLAQSKSFFVIRQHGRLKGVLLGKRKRIGRSSTGVVYEQALKLSAAEDAMVVRRITVILDSPTRDGDEEIHVLTNLPATVSAKDVAEVYRHRWEEETAFNILQMTLTCEKSGVGHPKAATFLFCMSLLAFNLRQTIFAALFATHDESEVEAISHFHVSKNVSDKTEGMLIAITEDEWAELIPTTIKGLVAMLKKIARTIDLKEYRKSVRGPKKKKPHRSRNVASSHVSTAKLLGLT; from the coding sequence ATGACCAGGGCGCTCACGCAGGACTTTATCGGGAGCGATTTGCAACTGGTTTTCGATAACAATCGAGAAAAGCAGTATGAGTACCTCGCCACATTCCAGGCAGTGGCGATGACGGTCGCTGACGTGGCCTTGAATTTCAGCGAGAATTTCAATCAAGCCTACAAGGAGCACAAAGAGAATCTCGACGTTTCTCGACAGTCATTCTATGCCAAAACCAGAGGCATAGAACCAGCGGTAAGTGAGTCGCTCGTTTCGCACGCGGCAAAGCGGACTATCCAAATGCAAGACGCGATGGGGTTCACACCCTGGGAATTGCTTCCAGGTTATCGTTGCTTGAGTATTGATGGGAATGTCTTGGCGAAGTCTGACAAAAGATTGAAAGACCTTCGAGACGTCAAGGGTGCACCGTTGCCGGGTAAACTAGTCGCGAGGTTTGACCTACAGCGACAGGTGTTTGACCGCGCGTACGTGCTGCTTGACGGCCACGCGCAAGAGTCGACGTGTTGCGATCGGATCGTGGATGATATCCAGCCGAATGATGTCGTAATTGCGGACCGGCATTATTGCATCGTCCCATTCCTCAACAAACTCGCTCAATCCAAAAGCTTCTTCGTGATCCGCCAGCACGGGCGTTTGAAAGGCGTTTTACTGGGAAAACGCAAACGCATTGGCCGCAGCAGCACAGGCGTAGTCTACGAACAAGCGTTGAAACTATCTGCTGCCGAAGATGCCATGGTGGTTCGCCGAATCACTGTCATATTGGACTCGCCAACGCGAGATGGCGACGAAGAGATTCACGTGTTGACGAATCTTCCCGCCACAGTTTCGGCTAAGGACGTGGCAGAGGTTTACCGGCATCGCTGGGAAGAAGAAACCGCGTTCAATATTTTACAGATGACGCTCACTTGCGAGAAATCAGGTGTCGGTCATCCCAAAGCAGCAACGTTCCTGTTTTGTATGTCGCTGCTCGCGTTCAATCTTCGACAAACCATCTTTGCGGCTTTGTTTGCGACCCATGACGAATCAGAGGTGGAAGCGATCAGCCACTTTCACGTCTCAAAAAATGTCTCCGATAAAACCGAAGGGATGTTGATTGCGATCACCGAGGACGAGTGGGCAGAATTGATTCCGACGACAATCAAAGGCCTCGTCGCGATGCTGAAGAAGATCGCTCGGACGATCGACCTAAAGGAGTACAGAAAATCGGTCCGCGGCCCGAAGAAGAAAAAGCCGCACCGATCAAGGAATGTAGCCTCGTCTCATGTTTCGACCGCGAAACTGCTAGGATTGACCTAG
- a CDS encoding EF-hand domain-containing protein, producing the protein MPTLILSHCCRSNRSSAWLLVLLACVAGLDATPSLVAQDDGTRSEPADPLSIKLLEMDLTATAKLFARHDLDDDGALSKSECERLKWTSEEIRPFDLNRSGDLQHVEVTLKLATERENAGIVQMDSILADRYTKRYDSNRDGKLQLRELEDNTFSDQIDSYDRNSDDELSPEELIRGLAFERKFRDELGVKGCDQGGAMSLINQGDANGDRQLGGDELETVGLDAATMKFDRNDSESLSVSELAEYLADRRMRMGMTPSDQLLARNVIRRADQDGDGLVSADRFRQADSDLDLGSPDENGDGNLSLLEMETYLAKQRQRLGFDDEAAKRASILIARNDSNGDRKLSKAELVASGANRDSPLSPQKLSLVDQDGDAAIDMKELARFIQKTK; encoded by the coding sequence ATGCCGACCCTGATCCTCTCCCACTGCTGCCGATCCAATCGTTCTTCGGCATGGCTGCTCGTTCTTCTTGCCTGCGTTGCCGGGTTGGATGCCACGCCGTCGCTCGTTGCACAAGACGACGGCACGCGATCCGAGCCGGCCGATCCGCTGTCCATCAAACTATTGGAAATGGACTTGACCGCGACTGCCAAACTGTTCGCCCGACATGATTTGGATGACGACGGGGCGCTCAGCAAGTCCGAGTGCGAGCGGCTCAAGTGGACCAGCGAAGAGATCCGTCCGTTTGATCTCAATCGCAGCGGCGACCTGCAGCATGTCGAAGTCACGCTCAAGCTGGCAACCGAACGTGAAAACGCAGGCATCGTTCAGATGGATTCGATCCTGGCCGACCGTTACACCAAGCGTTACGACAGCAACCGAGACGGCAAATTGCAGCTGCGGGAATTAGAGGACAACACGTTTTCGGACCAGATCGACAGCTACGACCGAAATTCCGACGACGAACTTTCTCCGGAGGAACTGATTCGCGGATTGGCGTTCGAGCGCAAGTTTCGCGACGAACTGGGCGTCAAGGGTTGTGACCAAGGCGGCGCGATGTCGCTGATCAACCAGGGCGATGCCAACGGGGATCGTCAGCTGGGCGGCGACGAACTTGAAACGGTGGGGTTGGATGCGGCAACGATGAAGTTCGATCGAAACGACAGCGAATCGTTGTCGGTCTCGGAGCTGGCCGAATACTTGGCCGATCGCCGCATGCGGATGGGCATGACACCCTCGGATCAACTGCTCGCCCGCAACGTGATTCGCAGGGCCGATCAGGACGGCGACGGCTTGGTGTCAGCGGATCGGTTTCGTCAAGCTGACAGCGATTTGGACCTCGGCAGCCCCGACGAGAACGGTGACGGAAATCTGTCCCTGTTGGAGATGGAAACCTACTTGGCCAAACAACGCCAACGCCTTGGGTTTGACGACGAAGCCGCCAAGCGTGCATCGATCTTGATCGCCAGAAACGATTCCAACGGCGACCGCAAGCTTTCCAAGGCGGAACTGGTCGCCAGCGGCGCCAACCGCGACAGCCCGCTTTCGCCCCAAAAGCTCAGCCTGGTCGATCAAGACGGCGACGCGGCCATCGACATGAAAGAACTGGCCCGGTTCATCCAAAAAACCAAATGA
- a CDS encoding DEAD/DEAH box helicase, with product MSDTSSAFTTGFQLGDAVTAKSQPDITGVVMNAMTGAAEAQYVVFMEGAPKTYYESQLQRAVDSKPVSQRIPVERFNAYLSSLQIEHPSASTLYSLHSAKIESIPYQFRPVLKFIRSDRPRLLIADGVGVGKTIEAGLILKEMQSRRDLNSVLIICPKPLIVEKKWQAEMQRFDERFTQLDGKELRHCIDEFAREGEWPSQHSKTILPYSLLDEALLSGTAKGQRLGRPGLEQLDPPPRFDLVIVDEAHHVRNPSTLKHQAVKYFCDQADAVVFLTATPLEMESGDLYELLHLLRPDLIVDRPSFEHMAAPNAHLNRAIGALRGCCENWRSDALDAIAEAGETPWGRSMLARNPIFSAVKATLNRCDASDEDRVRSIKQLEGLHSFSGIINRTRRRDIGTFTIRRPETIEAEFTESQRRLHDRVLDLQSKILQSLHGNTSVKFMMTTIRRQAASSLFGLVPLLEDILKRRFEELRQDGLDEDIESIDHRAIEQIEDQVRQVIQDASNLDHTDAKLHSLLEILLERKQLPNYRVMVFSAFRHTLTYLHEQLSRQGLRVGVVHGGTPDEDRVQMRQRFKLPCEASEALDVLLFSEVGCEGLDYQFCDCIVNYDLPWNPMRIEQRIGRIDRRGQQSECVSIYNLITPGTVDAEIYQRCLKRIGVFEREIGAGEEILGKITRTLHDIAENQQLTEEERREQLQQLADNEIRLLQEKQELEEKQFDLLGLQVSNTDVDDATSFWLEPAALQNLVTEYLEDRVGGSHEFISGGTDLKTLRLSREARQLLLEDFFRLPADRAESFRRWKHWLKDSDQRLAIAFRSECAAEAPDATLITPQHPLVRQASAYINDVLREPVVVCEVASTEIPPGSYPFVIYEWKYDGLHQDLRLIPIAKDDDVTAELLRWLETASDASRSAETILDDGELRELEDRHYRLWAESRKEHCDQMARIVSFQKESLDASHQAASEVCLAQLKMAKDEKIRRMRRKQLENAEAAYQRRSAELEQMAGRADIVTRLVARGTVIVNGGQ from the coding sequence GTGTCAGATACATCTTCCGCTTTCACCACCGGATTTCAGCTCGGCGACGCCGTCACCGCCAAGTCTCAGCCCGACATCACGGGGGTCGTCATGAATGCAATGACGGGGGCTGCTGAGGCGCAATATGTCGTCTTCATGGAGGGGGCTCCGAAAACGTACTACGAATCGCAACTGCAGCGTGCGGTGGATTCCAAGCCGGTTTCGCAACGGATCCCGGTCGAACGCTTTAACGCCTACCTCAGTTCCCTTCAGATTGAGCATCCCAGTGCGTCGACACTGTATTCCCTCCACTCGGCGAAAATCGAGAGCATTCCCTATCAATTCCGACCGGTCCTAAAATTCATTCGGTCGGATCGTCCGCGACTCTTGATCGCCGACGGTGTCGGAGTCGGAAAGACGATCGAAGCCGGGTTGATTCTCAAGGAGATGCAGTCCCGACGAGACCTCAATTCGGTCTTGATCATTTGTCCCAAGCCGCTGATTGTGGAAAAGAAATGGCAAGCGGAAATGCAGCGATTCGACGAGCGCTTTACCCAGCTTGACGGGAAGGAACTGCGTCACTGTATCGACGAATTCGCACGCGAAGGTGAGTGGCCCTCGCAACACTCCAAGACGATTCTGCCTTATTCGTTGTTGGACGAAGCCCTGCTTTCCGGGACCGCCAAAGGCCAACGACTCGGCCGGCCCGGATTGGAACAGTTGGACCCTCCGCCGCGTTTCGACCTGGTGATCGTCGATGAAGCTCATCATGTCCGGAACCCTTCCACGTTGAAGCATCAGGCCGTCAAGTACTTTTGCGATCAAGCCGACGCAGTGGTGTTTCTCACCGCAACACCCCTGGAAATGGAATCCGGCGACCTTTACGAATTGCTGCACCTGCTGAGGCCCGACCTGATTGTCGATCGCCCCAGTTTTGAACACATGGCGGCGCCGAATGCACATCTCAATCGCGCCATCGGAGCCCTGCGCGGCTGCTGTGAAAATTGGCGATCGGATGCACTCGACGCGATCGCCGAGGCGGGAGAAACGCCTTGGGGCCGCAGCATGCTGGCTCGCAATCCGATTTTTTCGGCCGTCAAGGCAACGCTCAACCGATGTGATGCGAGTGACGAAGACCGTGTTCGGTCCATCAAACAACTCGAAGGGTTGCATTCCTTTTCAGGAATCATCAACAGGACGCGCCGCCGCGACATCGGGACGTTCACGATCCGTCGCCCGGAAACGATCGAAGCGGAGTTTACCGAATCTCAGCGTCGTCTTCACGACAGGGTTCTCGACCTCCAGTCAAAGATTCTGCAAAGCTTGCACGGCAATACCAGCGTCAAGTTCATGATGACGACGATTCGTCGACAGGCGGCAAGCTCCCTGTTCGGACTCGTTCCATTGCTCGAAGATATTCTCAAGCGGCGATTCGAGGAATTGCGGCAAGACGGATTGGACGAAGACATCGAGTCGATCGACCACCGTGCAATCGAGCAGATCGAAGATCAGGTTCGGCAGGTCATCCAGGACGCGAGCAATCTGGATCACACCGATGCGAAACTTCACAGTCTGCTAGAGATCTTACTGGAACGAAAGCAGTTGCCCAATTACCGCGTCATGGTGTTCAGCGCGTTCCGTCACACGCTCACGTATTTACACGAACAACTCAGTCGCCAAGGACTTCGCGTGGGCGTCGTCCACGGCGGAACACCGGACGAAGATCGAGTGCAAATGCGGCAGCGATTCAAGTTGCCCTGTGAAGCAAGCGAAGCGCTCGACGTGCTCTTGTTCTCCGAGGTGGGATGCGAGGGCCTGGACTATCAATTCTGCGATTGCATCGTCAATTATGACCTGCCGTGGAACCCGATGCGAATCGAGCAGCGTATCGGTCGAATCGATCGACGCGGACAGCAAAGCGAATGTGTCTCGATCTACAACCTCATTACGCCGGGGACCGTCGACGCCGAAATCTACCAGCGTTGTCTCAAACGCATCGGTGTCTTCGAACGTGAAATCGGTGCCGGAGAAGAAATACTCGGCAAGATCACGCGAACGCTTCACGACATTGCCGAGAACCAGCAGTTGACCGAAGAGGAGCGGAGAGAACAGTTGCAACAATTGGCCGACAATGAGATCCGCCTGCTTCAAGAGAAACAAGAACTGGAAGAAAAACAGTTCGATCTCCTCGGGCTACAGGTTTCCAACACCGATGTGGACGACGCCACCAGTTTCTGGCTGGAGCCCGCGGCGCTTCAAAACCTGGTCACGGAATACTTGGAAGATCGCGTGGGAGGAAGTCACGAGTTCATTTCAGGAGGAACCGATCTCAAGACGTTGAGGCTGTCACGTGAGGCGCGGCAACTGTTGCTCGAAGACTTTTTTCGTCTGCCCGCCGACCGGGCCGAGAGTTTTCGACGATGGAAACATTGGCTCAAGGACAGTGACCAGCGTCTGGCAATCGCGTTTCGATCGGAGTGCGCCGCAGAGGCACCTGATGCCACGCTGATCACCCCGCAGCATCCGCTGGTGCGACAAGCTTCTGCCTACATCAACGATGTGCTGCGCGAGCCGGTGGTCGTCTGCGAAGTCGCCAGTACCGAGATCCCGCCCGGCTCCTATCCGTTTGTCATCTACGAGTGGAAGTACGACGGATTGCACCAGGACCTTCGTCTGATTCCGATCGCCAAGGATGACGACGTCACGGCGGAACTCCTTCGCTGGCTCGAGACGGCGTCCGACGCAAGTCGTTCGGCCGAAACGATTCTGGATGATGGTGAGCTTCGCGAGCTTGAAGATCGCCATTACCGCTTGTGGGCCGAATCCAGGAAAGAGCATTGCGACCAAATGGCACGCATCGTTTCCTTCCAAAAAGAAAGCCTCGATGCAAGCCACCAAGCCGCCTCCGAAGTGTGTCTCGCACAACTGAAGATGGCCAAGGATGAAAAAATTCGGCGGATGCGACGCAAACAGTTGGAAAATGCCGAGGCCGCCTACCAGCGTCGATCCGCGGAACTCGAACAAATGGCTGGGCGTGCCGATATCGTGACACGACTGGTCGCCCGCGGCACCGTGATCGTCAACGGGGGCCAATGA
- a CDS encoding sacsin N-terminal ATP-binding-like domain-containing protein, whose amino-acid sequence MMPVDYDRICRENLRKFGEETAHLEILRALYNKRTHFIYELLQNADDAEAKQVLFEVDSGAFICRHDGRLFAEQDVIGISAVCNSTKVSNLSKIGKFGIGFKSVYNYTRTPQVHSGEEHFRIEHYVRPRPIAPEPHLPGCPTSFVLPFDAEIDAATAQQEIGEELISLIPRNLLFLNHLHRVEFRIANRPSVSLFRTIDDRGTHAWVSVSRASEDSSSQEHWLVFQRPVVRSDADGQNRVQIAFKLERDTDGGRPRVEPLSSPPLYVSFPTERRLQVGCIIQGPFRTNPARDNVQEADQWNRHLADETSQLLADTLPELRALELLTAELLQSLPIQQSAFPEGSLFAPLFDATKLVLGTQPLLPADDGSFIEGAVARLAGSDDVRDLIDASQLSELTADSRLAVDSRSAKWLSGDITANKTPVLRRFLVEELGVEEFRANRIGELLTDEFLQAQEDAWMIRLYQFLLHRESLWSQRGGGRPGELRNRRLIRLDCGRHVAPFDEHLSPLAYLPSERCNTFPVVKRSIASDPFATEFLQRLGLTEPDLTDEVLFGILPKYDDAVDTNPVDIDSYWEDVSQIVASLQHTDSMSVEKWNRLQRRLQETPFLLAEDVHGRTGLERPAAIYQRSPELLAYFAGNDQARFLTSDVAPRVEPGLAKLRIASLPRIRPLTPDLSDEQLAELRGGQKSTREETLVDFDLDGLQHALMQIQNAGPQLALARSLSLWNLLERLYADGNGRGWEGEHRWYYRTEQVRYFNSRLVKTLQESAWLPTSEGTLRRPTEVAFDDLPSGFTPHKKLIDLLGFRQSEHDASERAAELLRPFGVTADDLKLIQQDPDGFQHWRESQQRSRSREHFPDRPSSNPQRREERVMEEVAAAPEKQFESKTRTVRVSKSGMEMRTWLRRQYTDDSEQMYCQITQQVMPFRKRNGDHYFEAVEMFSGLGKEHRAAYLALSPVAAAKYKEFVKADAKAMEVFCARILKTTENQIPLELGDERVNVRFTDQHARDLRTLLKQLAPLRTPSPADPPIGPHPVAFPQTEIPTINCNRTPEPL is encoded by the coding sequence ATGATGCCAGTCGATTACGATCGAATTTGTCGAGAGAATCTCCGGAAGTTCGGTGAGGAAACGGCGCATCTGGAGATCCTCCGCGCGCTGTACAACAAACGGACACACTTCATCTACGAGCTACTTCAAAACGCGGACGATGCGGAAGCGAAGCAAGTTCTGTTCGAAGTCGATTCCGGCGCCTTCATCTGCCGGCACGACGGTCGCCTGTTTGCCGAACAGGATGTCATCGGAATCAGCGCCGTTTGCAACAGCACGAAAGTCTCGAATCTCAGCAAGATCGGCAAGTTCGGCATCGGGTTCAAGTCGGTCTACAACTACACTCGGACGCCCCAAGTGCATTCCGGTGAAGAGCACTTTCGAATTGAGCACTATGTTCGTCCCCGCCCGATCGCTCCCGAGCCTCATCTGCCTGGTTGCCCGACGAGCTTTGTCCTACCGTTTGACGCCGAGATCGACGCGGCGACGGCGCAACAGGAAATCGGCGAGGAACTGATATCGCTGATCCCTCGAAATTTGTTGTTCCTCAATCATCTTCACCGTGTTGAATTCCGGATCGCGAATCGGCCATCGGTTTCACTCTTTCGTACGATCGACGACAGGGGGACTCACGCCTGGGTGTCGGTCTCTCGTGCGTCTGAGGACTCGAGTTCGCAAGAACATTGGTTGGTCTTTCAGCGGCCCGTCGTGCGTTCCGACGCGGACGGTCAAAACCGCGTGCAAATCGCATTCAAGCTTGAACGTGATACCGACGGCGGTCGTCCACGCGTCGAGCCGCTTTCCTCGCCGCCGTTGTATGTTTCGTTTCCCACCGAACGACGTTTGCAAGTCGGCTGCATCATTCAGGGGCCATTCCGCACCAACCCGGCGCGCGACAACGTCCAAGAGGCAGACCAATGGAACCGTCACCTTGCCGACGAAACGTCACAACTGCTCGCCGATACTCTGCCGGAACTTCGCGCCCTCGAGCTGCTGACAGCGGAACTGTTGCAATCCTTGCCGATCCAGCAGTCTGCTTTTCCCGAAGGATCTCTGTTTGCGCCCCTCTTTGACGCCACAAAGCTGGTTCTCGGCACTCAACCGCTGTTGCCGGCGGACGACGGTTCATTCATCGAAGGCGCCGTAGCGCGCCTCGCCGGCTCCGATGACGTTCGTGACCTGATCGATGCGTCACAGCTTTCGGAGCTTACCGCCGATTCGCGGCTTGCCGTCGATTCACGTTCGGCCAAATGGCTCAGCGGAGACATCACCGCAAACAAAACGCCCGTGTTGAGGCGATTCCTGGTTGAAGAGCTTGGCGTCGAGGAGTTTCGGGCCAATCGTATTGGGGAACTGCTGACCGACGAATTTCTTCAGGCCCAAGAAGATGCATGGATGATTCGGCTGTATCAGTTTCTGCTGCACCGCGAATCACTCTGGTCGCAGCGCGGCGGTGGACGTCCCGGTGAATTGAGAAACAGGCGGTTGATTCGATTGGACTGTGGCCGTCATGTGGCGCCGTTTGACGAACACCTGTCACCCCTGGCATACCTTCCGAGCGAACGATGCAATACGTTTCCAGTGGTGAAACGGTCGATCGCCAGTGACCCGTTCGCGACCGAGTTCCTCCAGCGGTTAGGGCTCACCGAACCGGATTTGACGGATGAAGTCCTCTTTGGCATCCTGCCCAAATACGACGATGCCGTCGACACGAATCCGGTTGACATCGATTCATACTGGGAAGACGTGTCGCAGATTGTTGCATCGCTCCAACACACCGATTCCATGTCGGTGGAAAAATGGAACCGTCTCCAGAGGCGACTTCAAGAGACCCCGTTTCTGCTCGCTGAAGACGTGCATGGAAGGACCGGCCTGGAGCGACCGGCCGCGATTTATCAGCGATCGCCCGAATTGCTGGCCTATTTTGCGGGGAATGATCAGGCACGCTTCCTAACGTCGGACGTCGCCCCGCGCGTCGAGCCGGGGCTAGCGAAGCTGCGTATCGCTTCGCTTCCCCGGATCCGTCCATTGACTCCAGACTTATCCGATGAACAGCTTGCCGAACTCAGGGGCGGTCAAAAGTCGACTCGGGAAGAAACGCTCGTCGATTTTGATCTCGATGGGCTGCAACACGCTCTGATGCAAATTCAGAACGCGGGTCCCCAGCTGGCCTTGGCACGATCCCTCTCGCTTTGGAATCTGCTCGAGCGTTTGTATGCGGACGGAAACGGCCGCGGATGGGAAGGAGAGCATCGGTGGTACTACCGCACCGAACAGGTTCGGTATTTCAACTCCCGTTTGGTGAAAACGCTCCAAGAAAGCGCCTGGCTGCCGACCTCCGAGGGGACGTTACGGCGTCCCACGGAAGTCGCGTTTGACGACCTGCCGTCTGGCTTTACGCCACACAAAAAACTGATCGACCTGCTCGGGTTCCGCCAGTCGGAGCACGACGCGAGCGAGCGTGCGGCAGAGTTGCTAAGACCGTTTGGTGTGACCGCCGATGACCTGAAATTGATTCAACAGGATCCGGATGGGTTTCAGCATTGGAGAGAATCGCAGCAGCGATCAAGGTCCCGCGAACACTTTCCAGATCGCCCTTCATCGAACCCGCAACGACGCGAGGAAAGGGTGATGGAGGAGGTTGCCGCTGCCCCAGAAAAACAGTTCGAATCCAAAACCAGGACGGTCCGTGTTTCCAAGAGCGGCATGGAAATGCGCACTTGGCTGAGACGCCAATACACCGACGATTCGGAACAGATGTATTGCCAGATCACTCAACAGGTCATGCCGTTCCGAAAACGGAACGGTGACCACTATTTTGAAGCCGTCGAAATGTTTAGTGGTTTGGGCAAAGAACATCGCGCCGCCTATCTGGCCCTCTCTCCGGTCGCAGCCGCGAAGTACAAGGAATTCGTCAAGGCGGATGCAAAGGCGATGGAAGTATTTTGTGCGAGGATTCTGAAAACGACAGAGAATCAAATCCCACTCGAACTCGGTGATGAACGCGTGAACGTCCGATTCACCGACCAGCACGCGCGCGATCTGCGCACCCTGTTGAAACAACTCGCCCCACTCCGAACTCCGTCACCGGCTGATCCACCAATCGGACCGCATCCTGTTGCCTTTCCGCAAACCGAAATCCCGACGATCAACTGTAACCGTACACCAGAACCGTTGTAG
- a CDS encoding sigma-70 family RNA polymerase sigma factor, which translates to MPPLEELIEQYYASLRKNASQMLRRYPSIKRWEETDDVVQLSLVRLIRSLESTPLESELHFRRLAGLQVRRMLIDLARSFSGPHGLNRNHETHYGNKSLYENLAVHDAGTAGEITLEDWGEFHLLVGELKGEDRDMFDLLWYSGLSVEAVATMLGISVRSVQRRWRKARIEVAKAYRGQADVAGMLQ; encoded by the coding sequence GTGCCACCTTTAGAAGAGCTTATCGAGCAGTACTACGCGTCGCTTCGCAAAAACGCAAGCCAAATGCTTCGGCGTTATCCGTCAATCAAACGGTGGGAGGAGACCGATGATGTTGTGCAACTTTCACTTGTGCGACTGATTCGCTCACTTGAGTCAACACCGCTTGAGTCAGAGCTACATTTCCGACGACTGGCAGGTTTGCAAGTTCGCAGGATGCTGATTGACTTGGCCCGTTCATTTTCCGGCCCCCATGGATTGAACCGCAATCACGAAACCCACTATGGAAACAAGAGCTTGTACGAAAACCTTGCCGTACATGATGCAGGTACTGCAGGTGAAATCACGCTAGAGGACTGGGGCGAGTTCCATTTGCTCGTCGGTGAACTCAAGGGCGAAGACCGCGACATGTTTGATCTTTTGTGGTACTCAGGACTTTCGGTGGAAGCGGTTGCTACAATGCTGGGAATCTCTGTTCGTTCGGTACAGCGAAGGTGGCGAAAGGCGAGAATTGAAGTGGCAAAGGCCTACCGTGGCCAGGCCGACGTAGCCGGCATGCTGCAATGA